The following coding sequences lie in one Carassius gibelio isolate Cgi1373 ecotype wild population from Czech Republic chromosome A17, carGib1.2-hapl.c, whole genome shotgun sequence genomic window:
- the LOC128031581 gene encoding protein YIPF4 — translation MQFSPTNGDFTFVSSTDAEELSGTIDAPDITLNIGPDSSRDTYATTFLRQRGYGWLLEVEEDDAEDTKPLLEELDIDLKDIYYKIRCVLMPMPSLGFNRQVVRDNPDFWGPLAVVLLFSMISIYGQFRVVSWIITIWIFGSLMIFLLARVLGGEVSYGQVLGVIGYSLLPLIVIAPLLLVIGGFDVVSTLVKLFGVFWAAYSAASLLVSDEFKTKKPLLIYPIFLLYIYFLSLYTGV, via the exons ATGCAGTTCTCTCCCACCAACGGAGATTTTACCTTCGTCTCCTCGACGGACGCTGAAG AGCTCAGCGGCACCATCGATGCACCGGATATCACACTAAATATAGGCCCTGATTCCAGCAGGGACACTTATGCCACCACCTTCCTGAGGCAGAGAGGTTACGGATGGTTGCTGGAGGTGGAGGAAGATGATGCCGAGGACACTAAACCGCTCCT GGAGGAGTTGGACATTGACTTAAAGGACATCTACTACAAGATCAGGTGTGTGTTGATGCCCATGCCCTCGCTGGGTTTTAACAGACAGGTGGTGAGGGACAATCCTGATTTCTGGGGTCCGCTGGCTGTTGTCCTGCTCTTCTCCATGATCTCCATCTACGGACAGTTCAGA GTTGTTTCCTGGATTATTACGATCTGGATATTTGGATCACTGATGATTTTCCTTCTTGCAAGAGTGCTGGGTGGAGAG GTGTCTTATGGGCAAGTGCTTGGAGTTATTGGCTATTCTTTGCTCCCACTCATTGTAATAGCTCCACTTCTCCTGGTCATTGGGGGTTTTGACGTTGTCTCTACACTCGtaaag cttTTTGGAGTATTCTGGGCTGCATACAGTGCTGCCTCTTTACTCGTTAGTGATGAATTCAAAACGAAGAAACCCCTTCTCATATATCCCATCTTCCTTTTGTACATCTACTTCCTGTCTCTGTATACTGGAGTCTGA